The Penaeus chinensis breed Huanghai No. 1 chromosome 29, ASM1920278v2, whole genome shotgun sequence genome window below encodes:
- the LOC125040898 gene encoding zinc finger protein 792-like — translation MTLLVEKPMTINDPGCGVYKMPPFLSRSEKKPCVRNPNHVVGRNHADRTNQKEAQRKDEHETRLGTFTSLEKDKNFGDTDVNGTERQEYILKTHVCENIDDTTEKKSKINEQSEDVHMEPCEEPRTQRNPFETSKIHDCLLCCTNGHFRMTAGPFSEFESNCGCTTHGLVDWTTRVTWCSLSLRHQYKVHEVTNLSSYRSQNDKRVLPFSRVGFHKVQRLRAIGSFIASPASNDDAQHKSVLRELLDTSPHIKEEAKEISLKYETERPYVCPHPGCRRSFCRNEELTRHTRIHSGHRPFLCLTCNRRFVRRDHLAKHERTHLPPDDKRTYECPLPACCHRYTRSDALTRHMWTAHHIRARQPSRPRIASSNSRSQTPHALMQGR, via the exons ATGACACTTCTTGTGGAAAAGCCTATGACTATCAATGACCCTGGATGTGGTGTCTACAAAATGCCGCCATTCCTCTCACGCTCTGAGAAAAAACCCTGTGTGAGGAATCCTAATCATGTGGTGGGAAGGAATCACGCGGACAGAACAAATCAAAAGGAGGCTCAAAGAAAAGACGAACATGAAACGAGACTTGGTACGTTCACCTCTCTGGAAAAAGACAAGAATTTCGGTGATACAGATGTGAATGGAACCGAGAGGCAGGAGTACATTCTTAAAACTCATGTATgcgaaaatattgatgatacgaCAGAAAAGAAGTCAAAAATCAACGAACAGAGCGAAGACGTCCACATGGAGCCATGTGAGGAACCTCGGACCCAGAGAAACCCCTTCGAAACATCAAAGATTCACGACTGTCTGTTATGCTGCACTAATGGCCACTTCAGAATGACAGCGGGCCCCTTTAGCGAGTTCGAGTCCAACTGCGGATGCACGACTCACGGCCTCGTGGACTGGACGACCCGCGTCACGTGGTGCAGTCTCTCCCTTAGACATCAGTACAAGGTTCACGAAGTTACAAACCTGAGCTCTTACAGATCCCAAAACGACAAGAGAGTCCTTCCGTTCAGTCGTGTTGGATTCCATAAGGTTCAAAGACTAAGGGCCATCGGTTCTTTTATTGCTTCTCCAGCCAGCAATGATGATGCCCAACATAAATCAGTATTAAGAGAGTTACTAGACACTTCACCACACatcaaagaagaagcaaaagaaatctCACTAAAATACGAGA CTGAGAGGCCGTACGTCTGTCCCCATCCTGGATGCAGGCGATCTTTCTGCCGGAACGAGGAACTGACCCGACACACGAGGATCCACTCAGGGCACCGACCTTTCCTGTGTCTG ACCTGCAATCGGCGGTTCGTCCGGCGAGACCACCTGGCGAAGCACGAGCGGACTCACCTTCCTCCTGATGACAAGCGCACTTACGAGTGTCCGTTGCCCGCCTGCTGCCATAG GTACACGCGCTCCGACGCCCTCACTCGCCACATGTGGACGGCGCACCACATCCGCGCCCGTCAGCCGTCCCGCCCACGCATCGCTTCAAGCAACTCTAGATCGCAGACTCCGCACGCCCTCATGCAAGggcggtga